From Pyrenophora tritici-repentis strain M4 chromosome 1, whole genome shotgun sequence, the proteins below share one genomic window:
- a CDS encoding RNA binding protein Pym: MPSIETPAVSKAGITTSATGERHIPASIRPDGTMRKEIRVRPGYRPPEDVELYKNRTAEGFRNRGKAGVPGAEVLKSEEDPGKSSPAANKNAKRREARKKAAAAAGDVDEEVNDKTKPEPEAAKLVDPEAEKEKEAKKLTKKLRQARELKEKKDRGEKLLPEQFEKVTKINELILSLDRLGFDPQGERKGET; the protein is encoded by the coding sequence ATGCCTTCCATAGAGACTCCCGCCGTCTCCAAAGCCGGCATCACCACGTCCGCAACCGGCGAACGCCATATCCCGGCATCCATCCGCCCCGATGGCACAATGCGCAAAGAGATTCGAGTTCGTCCTGGATATCGTCCACCTGAGGACGTCGAACTCTACAAGAACCGCACTGCTGAGGGCTTCCGTAATAGAGGAAAGGCGGGCGTTCCAGGAGCTGAGGTGTTAAAGAGCGAGGAAGATCCTGGCAAATCAAGTCCTGCTGCAAATAAAAATGCTAAACGGAGGGAAGCTAGGAAAAAGGCTGCAGCCGCTGCAGGTGACGTCGACGAGGAAGTCAATGACAAGACAAAGCCCGAGCCTGAAGCTGCAAAGCTCGTCGATCCGGAAGCTGAGAAAGAAAAGGAAGCCAAGAAGCTCACCAAGAAGTTGAGGCAGGCGCGCGAGCTCAAGGAGAAGAAAGACAGGGGTGAGAAGCTACTACCAGAGCAGTTTGAAAAGGTCACCAAGATCAACGAACTGATTCTCTCACTGGATCGTCTCGGCTTTGATCCGCAGGGCGAGAGGAAGGGAGAGACTTGA